Proteins found in one Gemmatimonadota bacterium genomic segment:
- a CDS encoding Glu/Leu/Phe/Val dehydrogenase, giving the protein MSESLFSDASQRLDEALAYASISEEAIERLKLPKSSLKVSIPVRMDNGELRIFPGYRVRYDDTRGPTKGGIRFHPDVSIDEVQSLAFWMTFKCAVANLPFGGGKGGITVDPKSLSPFELERLSRGYIDAVADFIGPDVDIPAPDVYTNEMIMGWMVDQYSIIKRQIAPAVITGKPLTMGGSLGRDKATALGAFFTMEATLPRLGLSGSPATTTVAVQGFGNAGAIIAELLFNAGYKVVAVSDSMGGIYRREGLDIPSVRQFKDSTRALKAVYCEGSVCNAVDHETITNEELLALDVDILAPAALENQITASNARDIKARAVYELANGPTTPEADEILRGRDVVVFPDILVNAGGVTVSYFEWVQNRQGLYWTLDEVNQRLKQKMVEETERVWDIAQTQGISQRTAAYVHALNRIGDAVQAKGTKSYFTGGSD; this is encoded by the coding sequence ATGTCCGAATCATTGTTCAGCGATGCCAGCCAACGGCTCGACGAAGCTCTGGCGTATGCTTCTATTTCCGAGGAGGCTATTGAGCGGCTCAAATTGCCTAAATCGAGTTTGAAAGTTTCTATCCCGGTGCGGATGGATAACGGCGAGTTGCGTATTTTCCCGGGGTACCGGGTGCGCTACGACGATACGCGAGGTCCCACCAAAGGAGGCATTCGCTTTCATCCAGATGTGTCTATTGACGAGGTGCAGTCTCTGGCTTTTTGGATGACTTTCAAATGCGCGGTGGCCAATTTGCCCTTTGGCGGGGGCAAAGGTGGCATAACGGTTGATCCCAAGTCGCTGTCTCCGTTTGAACTGGAGCGGCTCAGTCGAGGTTATATCGACGCGGTGGCCGATTTTATCGGTCCGGATGTCGATATTCCAGCGCCAGATGTTTATACCAATGAGATGATTATGGGCTGGATGGTGGATCAGTATAGCATTATTAAGCGGCAGATTGCGCCTGCGGTGATTACTGGTAAGCCTTTGACTATGGGGGGGAGCCTGGGGAGGGATAAGGCGACTGCCCTGGGCGCTTTTTTTACTATGGAGGCGACTTTGCCCAGGCTCGGGTTGAGTGGCTCGCCCGCTACGACGACTGTGGCAGTGCAGGGTTTTGGCAATGCCGGGGCTATTATTGCTGAGTTGCTTTTTAACGCCGGTTACAAGGTTGTGGCGGTGAGCGATTCTATGGGTGGGATATATCGGCGAGAGGGTCTCGATATTCCCAGTGTGCGTCAGTTCAAGGATTCGACCCGCGCGCTTAAGGCTGTTTATTGCGAGGGCAGTGTGTGCAATGCGGTCGATCACGAGACGATTACCAATGAGGAATTGCTCGCGCTCGATGTCGATATCCTGGCTCCTGCGGCGCTGGAGAATCAGATTACGGCGTCTAATGCCCGCGATATTAAGGCGAGGGCGGTGTACGAACTGGCAAATGGTCCGACGACTCCGGAGGCGGACGAGATTTTGCGCGGGCGGGATGTGGTGGTGTTTCCCGATATTCTGGTCAATGCTGGCGGCGTGACCGTGAGTTATTTTGAGTGGGTGCAGAATCGTCAAGGTCTGTATTGGACGCTGGATGAGGTTAACCAGCGATTGAAACAGAAGATGGTCGAGGAGACGGAGCGCGTTTGGGATATTGCCCAGACACAGGGTATTTCCCAGCGTACGGCGGCTTATGTCCACGCTTTGAACCGAATCGGCGATGCGGTGCAAGCTAAGGGGACCAAGAGCTATTTCACGGGTGGGAGTGATTAG
- a CDS encoding aldolase/citrate lyase family protein produces MAENLLKNKLSNGGVAIGPFVNISSGALIEIAAYSGFDFVILDTEHGPLDIPTCEDLCRVAHGVDITPIVRVRENDPAQILRALDIGAGGVQVPQICNKADAEAVVRAAKYSPLGMRGVSPYTRAARYFADGGAIFERLNASSMILIHIEGVEGLENLEEIISVPGLDVIFLGPYDLSQSLGIPGEVNDPRVVDRMREAANLINDAGLTVGTFADSPEAANRWIDAGVGYISLSVDTGIYLYGCRHILREIRT; encoded by the coding sequence ATGGCCGAAAACCTGCTCAAAAACAAACTCTCCAATGGCGGCGTTGCCATCGGACCTTTCGTCAACATCAGCTCTGGCGCACTCATCGAAATCGCGGCATACAGCGGATTTGACTTTGTCATCCTCGACACCGAACACGGGCCGCTCGACATTCCCACCTGCGAAGACCTCTGCCGCGTTGCACACGGCGTCGATATCACACCCATAGTCAGAGTCCGAGAAAATGACCCCGCACAGATCCTGCGCGCCCTCGACATAGGTGCTGGCGGCGTACAGGTACCGCAAATCTGCAACAAAGCCGATGCCGAAGCCGTTGTGCGGGCAGCCAAATACTCACCGCTGGGTATGCGGGGTGTCTCGCCCTATACCCGAGCAGCCCGTTATTTTGCAGATGGTGGTGCCATCTTTGAACGCCTCAATGCCTCATCGATGATACTCATCCATATCGAAGGCGTGGAAGGCCTTGAAAACCTCGAAGAAATCATCTCCGTTCCGGGTCTCGACGTCATCTTCCTGGGACCTTATGACCTGTCGCAATCTCTCGGCATACCCGGCGAGGTCAACGACCCGCGCGTAGTTGACCGAATGCGCGAAGCCGCAAACTTAATCAACGACGCCGGACTCACTGTCGGCACATTTGCCGACTCTCCCGAAGCCGCCAACCGCTGGATTGACGCGGGCGTGGGCTACATCTCGCTCTCCGTTGACACCGGCATCTACCTCTACGGCTGCCGCCACATCCTTCGTGAAATCCGGACCTGA
- a CDS encoding sulfatase-like hydrolase/transferase produces MPDRPNILFIITDQQYAGAMSCAGNPDVHTPNMDSLAQTGVRFTRAYCTHPLCGPQRASYMTGLYPHQNGATSNGTPIKDEYKGKTLGNFLKNAGYDCALSGKWHVPGTTPEESGLEVICGNRDDEVPLRAIEFMKRDRDTPFFLIASFLNPHDICQVARSQPLPQGPVPEPATIEECPNLPANFAIPPYSPDILQMLRQANRRVYPTIEYTEDDWRRLRFLYYRLCEKVDAEIGVLLNGLRDLGLEEDTYIVFTSDHGDGHGAHNWNQKTSLYEEVINIPFIISHKGVTQPGGVNDTHLVSLGLDLLPTLCDSGGASAPEDLDGLSLRPLAEGNTSGEWRDDLVVETIIDLGSGPGGSGASRAVLTDRYKYSAFPMGRHREQLIDLQNDPGEMVNLAVNSRFKNELDDHRRRLRDWCEKTNDRSFTGV; encoded by the coding sequence ATGCCAGATCGTCCCAATATCCTCTTCATCATCACCGATCAGCAATACGCCGGGGCCATGTCCTGTGCGGGCAACCCCGACGTACACACCCCAAATATGGACAGCCTCGCCCAAACCGGCGTGCGCTTCACCCGCGCCTATTGCACGCATCCCCTGTGCGGACCCCAGCGCGCCAGCTATATGACGGGCCTCTATCCACATCAAAACGGCGCCACGAGCAACGGCACCCCGATCAAAGACGAATACAAAGGCAAAACCCTCGGCAACTTTCTCAAAAACGCGGGCTATGATTGCGCCCTCTCGGGCAAATGGCATGTCCCGGGCACCACACCTGAAGAAAGCGGCCTCGAAGTCATCTGTGGCAATCGCGACGACGAAGTACCCCTCCGCGCCATCGAATTTATGAAACGCGACCGCGACACCCCCTTCTTCCTCATCGCGTCATTCCTCAATCCCCACGACATCTGCCAGGTCGCCCGCAGTCAGCCGCTTCCGCAAGGTCCCGTGCCAGAACCCGCAACCATAGAAGAATGCCCGAACCTGCCCGCGAACTTCGCCATCCCACCCTATTCACCCGACATCCTCCAAATGCTGCGCCAGGCCAACCGCCGCGTCTATCCCACCATCGAATACACCGAAGACGACTGGCGACGCCTCCGCTTCCTCTATTACCGCCTGTGCGAAAAAGTCGATGCCGAAATCGGCGTCCTCCTCAACGGCTTGCGCGACCTGGGCCTCGAAGAAGATACGTATATCGTTTTCACCTCAGACCACGGCGACGGACACGGCGCACACAACTGGAATCAAAAAACCAGCCTCTACGAAGAAGTCATCAACATCCCATTCATCATCAGCCACAAAGGCGTCACGCAACCCGGCGGCGTCAACGACACGCACCTCGTCTCCCTCGGCCTCGACCTGCTGCCCACCTTATGCGACAGCGGCGGTGCAAGCGCTCCTGAGGACCTCGACGGATTGAGCCTGCGGCCTCTCGCAGAAGGCAACACATCCGGCGAGTGGCGTGACGACCTCGTCGTCGAAACCATCATCGACCTCGGCTCTGGTCCAGGCGGTAGCGGTGCTTCGCGCGCCGTACTCACCGACCGCTACAAATACAGCGCCTTTCCCATGGGCCGCCACCGCGAACAACTCATCGACCTCCAGAACGACCCCGGCGAAATGGTCAATCTCGCCGTCAACTCGCGTTTCAAAAATGAACTCGACGACCACCGCCGCCGCCTGCGCGACTGGTGCGAAAAAACAAATGATAGGTCTTTTACAGGTGTATAG
- a CDS encoding polynucleotide kinase-phosphatase, which translates to MNISLPEISLVVLIGVSGSGKSTFAKTHFKPTEVLSSDYFRGLISDDETDQTITKEAFETLHYVAAKRLANYKLTVIDATSVQESARKPLVALAKQHHVFPIAIVLDMPEDLCRERNKHRPDRNFAHRVIAQQRHQLRRSFKRLKREGFRRIYTLRSEEEIQRVCVTREKVWPNHRDERGPFDIIGDVHGCYDELLALLDKLGYDIQSNHITPPPGRKAIFLGDLVDRGPQTPQVLDLVMQMVDSGAALCIPGNHDTRLVRALQGKKVRPTYGLSETLEQLESYPIEVHKRYAKFLDSLVSHYILDDGNLIVAHAGMKEELAGRTSGTVRAFALYGETTGETDELGLPIRLNWAARYRGTATVVYGHTPVSNPEWLNNTINIDTGCVYGGALTALRYPEKECVSVPALKTYSKPSRPLTSQTTRSAQQTHDDMLDIDDVSGKRAVDTFLIPRITIREEHATAALEIMSRYAIDPKWLIYLPPTMSPSKPSSRPNILEHPDEAYAYYRENNIAQVIAEEKHMGSRAIVILCKDDEVARSRFGLSEPAPGACYTRTGRSFFDDTTLETAFLTRLQNAVSKTNLWNDLNTTWIALDCELMPWSARAQQLLQEQYAAVGASARTSLNATIEALNATATNNIDVADWLAKYRASSQRIDHYIHAYRAYCWPVHNLTDLKLAPFHILATEGSVHHNQPHTYHMETLSKLCMTDPEILHATSYRIVDLNDTQSCDNTTAWWKEKTAQGSEGMVVKPINFIAQNKKDRLIQPAIKCRGREYLRIIYGPEYTTPENLEKLRWRNVKTKQSLALREFALGLEALSRFVQNEPLRRIHECVFGVLALETEPVDPRL; encoded by the coding sequence ATGAACATCTCACTCCCCGAAATCTCCCTCGTCGTCCTCATCGGCGTATCTGGCTCTGGCAAATCCACATTTGCCAAAACCCACTTCAAACCGACCGAAGTCCTCTCCTCCGACTACTTCCGCGGACTCATCAGCGACGACGAAACCGATCAGACCATCACAAAAGAGGCATTTGAAACCCTCCACTACGTGGCAGCCAAACGCCTCGCCAATTACAAACTCACCGTTATCGACGCCACCAGCGTACAGGAAAGCGCCCGCAAACCCCTCGTCGCACTGGCCAAACAACATCACGTCTTCCCCATCGCCATCGTCCTCGATATGCCCGAAGACCTCTGCCGCGAGCGCAACAAACACCGCCCAGACCGCAACTTTGCGCATCGCGTTATCGCACAACAACGCCATCAACTCCGCCGCTCGTTCAAACGCCTCAAACGCGAAGGATTTCGTCGCATCTACACCCTGCGCTCAGAAGAGGAAATCCAGCGCGTGTGCGTCACACGCGAAAAAGTTTGGCCCAACCACCGCGACGAACGCGGCCCCTTTGATATCATCGGCGATGTACACGGCTGTTACGACGAACTCCTCGCGCTACTCGACAAACTCGGCTACGACATTCAGTCCAACCATATAACACCACCGCCGGGACGCAAAGCCATCTTCCTCGGCGACCTCGTAGATCGCGGTCCCCAAACACCCCAGGTACTCGATCTCGTCATGCAAATGGTCGATTCCGGCGCCGCCCTCTGCATCCCCGGCAATCACGACACGCGCCTCGTTCGCGCGCTACAGGGCAAAAAGGTCAGACCCACTTATGGCCTTTCCGAAACCCTCGAACAACTCGAATCATATCCCATTGAAGTCCACAAACGCTATGCAAAATTCCTCGACAGCCTCGTCAGCCACTACATACTCGACGACGGCAACCTCATCGTTGCACACGCCGGAATGAAAGAAGAACTCGCCGGACGCACCTCGGGCACCGTGCGCGCCTTCGCGCTATATGGCGAAACCACGGGCGAAACCGACGAACTTGGCCTGCCCATCCGCCTCAACTGGGCGGCGCGATATCGCGGCACAGCCACCGTCGTCTATGGACACACCCCCGTATCCAATCCCGAATGGCTCAACAACACCATCAACATCGACACAGGCTGCGTCTATGGCGGCGCACTCACAGCCTTGCGTTATCCCGAAAAAGAATGCGTTTCCGTACCCGCGCTCAAAACATATAGCAAACCCTCGCGTCCTCTTACCTCTCAGACCACGCGCTCTGCACAGCAAACGCACGACGACATGCTCGACATCGACGACGTCAGCGGCAAACGCGCTGTAGATACCTTTCTCATCCCGCGCATCACCATCCGCGAAGAACACGCCACTGCCGCACTCGAAATAATGAGCCGCTACGCCATCGACCCCAAATGGCTGATCTACCTGCCGCCGACCATGTCCCCATCAAAACCCAGTTCGCGCCCCAACATCCTCGAACACCCCGATGAAGCTTATGCCTACTACCGGGAAAACAACATCGCTCAGGTCATAGCTGAAGAAAAACACATGGGATCCCGCGCCATTGTCATCCTGTGCAAAGACGACGAAGTTGCCCGCTCGCGTTTTGGCCTATCCGAACCCGCACCCGGCGCGTGTTATACCCGAACAGGCCGCTCCTTCTTTGACGATACAACCCTCGAAACCGCGTTCCTCACGCGCCTCCAAAACGCCGTCTCCAAAACCAACCTCTGGAATGACCTCAACACCACATGGATAGCCCTCGACTGCGAACTCATGCCCTGGTCTGCGCGCGCACAACAACTATTACAAGAACAATACGCGGCTGTCGGCGCCTCTGCCCGCACCTCGCTCAACGCCACCATCGAAGCCCTCAACGCCACCGCGACCAACAATATCGACGTCGCCGACTGGCTCGCCAAATACAGAGCCAGTTCACAACGCATCGACCACTACATCCACGCATACCGCGCCTACTGCTGGCCCGTTCACAATCTCACAGACCTCAAACTCGCGCCCTTTCACATCCTCGCCACAGAAGGAAGCGTTCACCACAACCAGCCACACACCTATCACATGGAAACCCTCTCAAAACTGTGCATGACTGATCCCGAAATCCTCCACGCCACATCATACCGCATCGTCGATCTCAACGACACACAAAGTTGTGACAACACCACCGCATGGTGGAAAGAAAAAACAGCACAGGGTAGCGAGGGCATGGTCGTCAAACCCATAAATTTCATTGCGCAAAATAAAAAAGACCGGCTGATCCAGCCCGCCATCAAATGCAGAGGACGCGAATACCTCCGCATCATCTACGGTCCCGAATACACCACTCCCGAAAATCTCGAAAAATTGCGCTGGCGCAATGTCAAAACCAAGCAATCCCTTGCCCTGCGCGAATTTGCCCTGGGCCTCGAAGCCCTCAGCCGCTTCGTTCAAAACGAGCCCCTGCGCCGCATCCACGAATGCGTCTTCGGCGTCCTCGCGCTCGAAACAGAGCCCGTAGATCCGCGGCTGTAG
- a CDS encoding 3' terminal RNA ribose 2'-O-methyltransferase Hen1, giving the protein MLLTITTTYNPATDLGYLLHKHPGRAQTFDLSFGHGHVFYPEATDEKCTAALLLDLDTIGLKRRRQNTFALRDYVTDRPYVASSFTSVAIARVFGSALKGQCADRPDLVTRAIPLRAEIHVLPCRGGDQLLNDLFQPLGYKVTAKPHHLDEKFSEWGYSPYYTVALEANIPLKNLLTHLYVLIPVLDDDKHYFVSQSEIDTLMRRGEGWLSDHPKRDLIIDRYLRHQRILTQEAYRLMDEQPLSRNIKDNELVVENNLRLNQQRHNAVLKELEISGAQRVIDLGCGEGHFTQVLSERPQFTKILGMEVSHHALSRAKKRLEQPIQRNRIELIHGSLFYRDTRLDSYDAAVLLEVIEHLDPSRLPVFERVVFEYAHPNTVIITTPNADFNTLWESLPAGQFRHPDHRFEWSRKQFQHWTQGIEKKFNYHTTIKPIGPVDPKAGPPTQMAVFNTK; this is encoded by the coding sequence ATGCTCTTAACCATCACAACCACATACAACCCCGCAACCGACCTGGGCTATCTGCTACACAAACATCCCGGACGTGCACAGACCTTTGACCTCTCCTTTGGTCACGGACATGTATTTTATCCCGAAGCCACCGATGAAAAATGCACGGCTGCCCTATTGCTTGACCTCGACACCATTGGCCTCAAACGCCGTCGCCAAAACACCTTTGCACTTCGCGATTACGTCACAGATCGTCCCTATGTCGCCTCCTCGTTCACCAGCGTAGCCATCGCCCGCGTATTTGGCAGCGCGCTCAAAGGCCAGTGCGCCGACCGACCAGACCTCGTTACCCGGGCCATTCCCTTGCGCGCAGAAATCCACGTTCTACCGTGTCGCGGTGGCGACCAACTGCTCAACGACCTGTTTCAGCCATTGGGATATAAAGTCACAGCCAAACCGCACCACCTCGACGAAAAATTCTCAGAATGGGGGTACAGCCCGTATTACACCGTCGCACTCGAAGCAAACATCCCACTAAAAAACCTGCTCACTCATCTCTACGTCCTCATCCCCGTACTCGACGACGACAAACACTACTTCGTCAGCCAATCTGAAATCGACACCTTGATGCGCCGCGGCGAAGGCTGGTTATCAGACCACCCCAAACGCGACCTCATCATTGACCGATATCTCAGACACCAGCGCATCCTCACCCAGGAAGCCTATCGCCTTATGGATGAACAACCCCTATCGCGCAATATCAAAGACAACGAACTCGTCGTCGAAAACAACCTCAGGCTGAACCAGCAACGACACAATGCCGTACTCAAAGAACTCGAAATCAGCGGCGCACAACGCGTAATCGATCTCGGCTGCGGTGAAGGTCACTTCACACAAGTCCTGTCAGAACGCCCCCAATTTACCAAAATCCTCGGCATGGAAGTTTCACACCATGCCTTGAGCCGCGCCAAAAAACGCCTCGAGCAACCCATACAGCGCAACCGCATTGAACTCATTCACGGATCGCTATTTTATCGCGACACGCGCCTCGACAGCTATGACGCCGCAGTACTCTTAGAAGTCATCGAACACCTCGACCCATCGCGACTACCCGTCTTCGAACGCGTCGTATTTGAATATGCCCATCCCAACACCGTCATCATCACCACCCCAAACGCCGACTTCAACACGCTTTGGGAATCTCTTCCCGCCGGGCAATTTCGCCATCCCGATCACCGGTTCGAGTGGTCGCGCAAACAATTTCAACACTGGACGCAAGGCATCGAAAAAAAATTCAACTACCACACAACAATCAAACCCATCGGTCCCGTAGATCCCAAAGCAGGCCCACCAACGCAAATGGCCGTATTTAATACAAAATAA
- a CDS encoding transporter substrate-binding domain-containing protein, translating to MRRIVVLRGFSGVVVLVLVAGLMWHCGGERVMMEVDEQVGQPLSKLAVQNNASGAVVVASVQQDDGPISGAMVEFARSVAGQAAEYAWSGMTDEDGRARLEIAGDATGYYQARVSQDGRVIGLWSSIPINAGDELVVNLPVGRRASVTRMSPSSACADRVLNFGFFAFFAPVSSSSDPDPNSAGFNTHVGYEADLLTALEAMDGAGLSFSRRSIADWPNIWLLSAGPEYDIVGGGITILDSRTRDEMGNQVVTFTSGHIAFRQSLLVRAEDGMRWTSHDDLTSEVRVGVLASTTGEARLLVLTGLVNADGILAAGVRVETQMDTVVADGSADYFITAAGASSNLDGRRHLYPPVDTMPQVVYLGASEEELLGALASGRVDALARGEVGNRDAVHASGGAFVVTALDAAVEYGGFSLAVEDADLAACIDDKINYLTDDRRIGYGEWRQDPSVFITRARMWQEQ from the coding sequence ATGAGGAGGATTGTAGTGTTGAGAGGGTTTAGCGGTGTGGTTGTGCTGGTCCTTGTCGCAGGACTGATGTGGCACTGTGGCGGCGAGCGCGTGATGATGGAGGTAGATGAGCAGGTTGGACAGCCGCTGAGTAAGTTGGCTGTGCAAAATAATGCGTCGGGGGCTGTGGTGGTGGCTTCTGTGCAGCAGGATGATGGGCCCATAAGTGGTGCAATGGTCGAGTTTGCGCGTTCTGTCGCAGGACAGGCGGCAGAGTATGCGTGGTCGGGAATGACGGATGAAGATGGTCGGGCGCGGTTGGAGATTGCGGGCGATGCGACGGGTTATTATCAGGCGCGTGTATCGCAGGATGGGCGCGTGATCGGTTTATGGTCGAGTATTCCGATTAATGCCGGCGATGAGTTGGTGGTCAATTTGCCCGTTGGGAGGAGGGCGAGTGTGACGAGGATGTCTCCGTCGTCGGCTTGCGCGGATCGCGTTCTCAATTTTGGTTTTTTCGCTTTTTTTGCGCCGGTTAGTTCCAGTTCGGATCCCGATCCGAATTCTGCCGGGTTTAATACGCATGTGGGTTATGAGGCGGATTTGTTGACGGCTCTTGAAGCGATGGATGGCGCGGGGCTGTCGTTTTCCCGGCGCAGTATTGCGGATTGGCCCAATATCTGGCTGCTGTCGGCTGGTCCGGAATACGATATTGTCGGCGGTGGTATTACGATTCTCGATTCTCGAACCCGCGATGAGATGGGCAATCAGGTGGTGACTTTTACTTCGGGGCATATTGCGTTTCGTCAATCGCTTCTGGTGCGTGCCGAAGATGGGATGCGCTGGACAAGCCACGACGATTTGACCAGCGAGGTGCGCGTGGGTGTGCTGGCGAGTACGACGGGGGAGGCGCGTTTACTGGTGCTGACGGGTCTTGTCAATGCCGATGGTATTTTGGCTGCAGGTGTGCGTGTTGAAACGCAAATGGATACAGTGGTCGCCGATGGGAGTGCAGATTATTTTATTACTGCTGCCGGCGCGTCGTCCAATCTCGATGGCAGGCGGCATCTTTATCCGCCTGTAGATACGATGCCACAGGTGGTTTATCTGGGAGCCAGCGAAGAAGAATTGCTCGGTGCGCTTGCGTCTGGTAGGGTAGATGCGCTTGCCCGAGGGGAGGTCGGCAACCGCGATGCGGTTCATGCTTCGGGTGGTGCGTTTGTGGTGACGGCGCTGGATGCTGCGGTTGAGTATGGCGGTTTTTCCCTTGCGGTTGAGGATGCGGATTTGGCTGCCTGTATTGATGATAAGATCAATTATCTGACGGATGACCGACGTATCGGCTATGGAGAGTGGCGACAAGATCCCTCAGTTTTCATAACCCGGGCCAGGATGTGGCAGGAGCAATGA
- a CDS encoding S41 family peptidase, protein MIARYFKSYRSGLGIFATARRTLLGFCLFIGCMTAGAEEPPRVVRTVPENGAQSVDAATTELHVTFDQPMRRGMSFTIIGNKSMFPEVAGKPRWISDTTIVLPVKLKPGREYSLGINSERSQKFRGINGLSAVPCPISFGTALSGDVKPLDPEKNRKSLKQLRSAIEEKYSHRDLRSIDWDARFAEFESRLIDAKTPGQFAILAGQLLEVARDAHIWLDADGDRLAGFRRNVRPNADRELLKRIVPQLRSVNRVVATGRFPDGPAYLVIGSWAQKAARDIEAAAKWIDGLSPDDTLILDIRFNSGGDERLARKIAGRFVERSVVYAGHLNRDTSSPSGFSRIKKRTLKPIRPGFRGRTVVLMGPVNMSSCEAFLLMMKQAPQCTLMGEKSYGSSGNPKPIFLANGVTVFLPSWVALTPDGEPFEGKGISPDVHVEFLDELGDQDPLINAALELLKEGQG, encoded by the coding sequence ATGATTGCTCGATATTTTAAGTCCTATCGCTCTGGTCTCGGGATTTTCGCAACAGCGCGTCGAACACTATTGGGCTTCTGTTTATTCATCGGATGCATGACCGCAGGTGCCGAGGAACCTCCCCGTGTGGTACGGACTGTGCCGGAGAACGGCGCGCAGTCGGTAGATGCCGCTACGACGGAATTGCACGTTACTTTTGACCAGCCCATGAGGCGCGGCATGTCGTTTACGATTATAGGGAACAAATCTATGTTCCCAGAGGTTGCCGGAAAGCCCCGGTGGATTTCTGATACGACTATTGTGCTTCCTGTTAAACTCAAGCCGGGCCGCGAATACAGCCTGGGCATTAATTCAGAGCGGTCTCAGAAGTTTCGGGGAATCAATGGGCTTTCCGCGGTTCCCTGTCCCATTTCTTTCGGGACTGCTCTTTCAGGCGATGTGAAACCCCTGGATCCAGAAAAGAATCGGAAATCGTTGAAGCAGTTGAGGTCGGCCATTGAGGAGAAGTATTCCCATCGCGATCTGCGGAGCATAGATTGGGACGCCAGGTTTGCCGAGTTCGAATCGCGGTTGATTGATGCGAAGACGCCCGGCCAGTTTGCCATTCTTGCCGGACAACTTCTTGAGGTCGCCCGCGACGCGCATATTTGGCTCGATGCGGATGGTGATCGATTAGCTGGTTTTCGACGCAATGTTCGCCCCAACGCAGATCGAGAGTTGCTGAAACGAATAGTACCTCAGCTTCGATCCGTCAATCGCGTGGTGGCTACCGGGAGGTTTCCGGATGGACCGGCGTATCTGGTGATTGGAAGTTGGGCACAAAAAGCGGCCCGAGATATCGAGGCCGCCGCGAAATGGATCGATGGGCTGTCGCCGGATGATACCTTGATTCTGGATATTCGATTTAACAGTGGGGGAGACGAGCGGTTGGCGAGAAAGATCGCCGGTCGATTTGTCGAGCGATCTGTGGTATATGCCGGTCATCTCAATCGCGACACTTCCAGTCCTTCTGGTTTTTCCAGGATCAAGAAGCGAACGCTGAAGCCAATTCGGCCCGGGTTTCGAGGACGCACGGTCGTTTTGATGGGGCCGGTCAATATGAGCAGTTGCGAGGCGTTTTTGTTGATGATGAAGCAGGCACCGCAATGCACACTGATGGGCGAGAAGTCCTACGGTAGTTCGGGCAATCCAAAGCCCATTTTCCTGGCGAATGGGGTAACCGTGTTTCTTCCGTCGTGGGTGGCTTTGACGCCCGATGGAGAGCCGTTCGAGGGTAAGGGTATATCACCGGATGTTCACGTCGAATTTCTCGACGAGCTTGGGGATCAGGATCCGTTGATCAACGCTGCTCTTGAATTGTTGAAAGAAGGTCAGGGATAA
- a CDS encoding GntR family transcriptional regulator, translating to MPPYEFDPNAPIYLQIIGEIKKRSVRGVYSPGSKLPSVRDMAKEMGVNPNTMARAYAELEREGFVFTRRGQGSFVTEDGKKIEAEKRALAKSAVARFVAEVGELDLSSEQIADLLRDIEEDLT from the coding sequence ATGCCACCTTATGAGTTTGATCCAAATGCGCCTATTTATTTGCAAATTATCGGCGAGATCAAAAAGCGTTCGGTGCGCGGGGTTTATTCGCCGGGGTCAAAGTTGCCTTCGGTGCGGGATATGGCGAAGGAAATGGGCGTGAATCCCAATACAATGGCGCGGGCTTATGCAGAGCTTGAGCGAGAGGGGTTTGTTTTTACGCGGCGTGGGCAGGGTTCGTTTGTGACAGAGGATGGGAAGAAGATTGAGGCTGAGAAGCGGGCGTTGGCAAAGAGTGCTGTTGCGCGGTTTGTTGCCGAGGTTGGAGAATTGGATCTTTCCAGCGAGCAAATTGCCGATTTGTTGCGCGATATAGAGGAGGATTTGACATGA